One Ananas comosus cultivar F153 linkage group 23, ASM154086v1, whole genome shotgun sequence genomic window carries:
- the LOC109728367 gene encoding SKP1-like protein 1B yields MAKKITLKSSDGKIFEVDEAVALESQTIKHVIEDTCAEDRIPVPKVNAKILSKVIEYCKRHVDTAAAKPSAAGGGDTGVGDDSASSSNAVEEELKQWDAEFVKFDQATFLGLILNINYLSLQDVLYLLHVL; encoded by the exons ATGGCGAAGAAGATAACGCTAAAGAGCTCGGACGGAAAGATCTTCGAGGTGGACGAGGCGGTGGCATTGGAGTCGCAGACGATCAAGCACGTGATCGAGGACACTTGCGCCGAGGACAGGATCCCAGTCCCCAAAGTCAATGCCAAGATTCTATCCAAGGTGATCGAGTACTGCAAGAGGCACGTCGACACTGCCGCCGCCAAGCCAtccgccgccggcggcggcgacaCTGGCGTCGGAGACgactccgcctcctcctccaacGCCGTCGAGGAGGAGCTCAAGCAGTGGGACGCCGAGTTTGTCAAGTTCGACCAGGCCACCTTCCTCGGCCTAATC CTAAACATTAATTATCTTTCATTGCAAGATGTGCTATACTTATTGCATGTCCTTTGA